The Usitatibacter rugosus genome segment GGACCCACGTGCGGTCCTTCCGCACGTTCATCTGGCCCGTCTTGCCGCTCCAGAACGCATCCACGCCCGAGATGAGGATGGGCTTGGTCTGCACCTGCAGGCGATGCTCGCCGAAGGCGTTCTTCACATCGCCTTCCGTACGGCCGAAGCGGAACTCCGCCGTGGCCGCGACGGGCTTGCCTTCCTTGAACCCCGTGTAGGTGCACTTCGTCACGACCTTGGGCCGCTTCACCTTCGGGTTGACGGGCTCGGGCTGCGCGGCGGTGCCCAGCGCGGCCTCCGCGTCCTGCTGCGTGAAGACTTCGCAGGCGTCGAACGCTTCCTGGGCCAGTGCCGGTCCCGCCAGCGCCAGCCCGATCAACGCGTGAAGCCCGAATCGCAACGCTTGCATGTTCGCCCCCCTCTGTTCTTCGCTTACTGGTAGCGGATGCCCCCGATGGTGCCGGTGTACGTGCAGGCTGCGTCGACGGCGACCACGTTGCCGTTCATGCCTGCCTTCTGGATGTCGATCTGCGTGATCTGGTAGGTACCGCTGTTCAGGATGGTGCCGGTGGTCGTGCAGCTCCACTGGCCGGACATCGCGCCCATGCGGCCCAGCTGCGAGTAGGTGCCGGCGAAGTTGCACGAGGCGGCGGCGCCGTTGTTGAGCGTGTAGTCGACGCGGTAGTTGCTGGTGTTGCCGGTCGTGGTGCCGGTGACCGTGCCCAGGAGGTTCAGCTCCAGGTTGTTGTTCGCATTGTTCACGCAATTGGACGTCTTCGAGAGCATGCCGCCGAAGAAGATGCCGGTGATGTCGTTCGTGGAGATCGTGGTGCGGGTGATGTTCTTCGTGACCGTGGTCTGGCCGACGGTGTAGACCAGCGTGCCGGTGTTGGACGTGTCGAACGTGACCGTCATCGTGCCGACCTCGACCAGGCCGAACTGCGCCGGGTTGTAAGGCACCGTCGCGAAGAACGTGCCGTTGGTCTGGTAGAGCACGCCGCCGAACTTGGTCTGGCCCGCGTTGGCCGGCAGCGTGGCCAGGTTGCTCGCGATGAACCAGCGGTTCGTGTTGTCGTTGCCGTAGAGGAAGATCGTCGCGAAGAGCGTCGAGCCCTGCTGGACGATGTTGATGCCCCAGCCGTTCTCGGTGGGGTTCCACCAGATGTCGGTGTAGTCGGCGGTGGCGGGCGTGGCGGCGGCATTGCCGCAGAGGCCGAGGCCGAGCGCGGCCGCGGCGAAGAATCGGTGGAACGAGGTCATCGTAAAAACCCTTGCTGGGACAGTGAGAACGCCTATTTTCGCATCATTCGGGCCGAAAACTGTGTGCCCATCATGGAGATTGCCGGGACACCGTTTCAACGCACCAGGTTCTTCAGCGCGTCGATGGCGGCGTCCTTGCCGCCCCGGCGCAGCAGGTCGATGTTCGTGAGGACCTTCTGCGCGATCTTCGAGATGAGCGCGTTGGTGACGACGTTGGCCGCCTGGGCTGCGGTCACGCCGTCCGGCTTGCGGCCGATATTTCGCAGCTCGATGTCCGGCAACGTGAAGCCGATGCCCTGCCCCTTCAGGCCCGAGGTGGTCATCGTCACGCGCGCGCCGCGGATCGAGACCTTCTCGATCACGTAGCGCCGGCCCGGCGCCTGCGGTCCCGCGGCCTTGCCCTCGGCCGGCGTGCCCGAGCGTTGCAGGTAGCCTTCGATGTTCTTCTGGATCGCATCCAGGTTGGTCGCTCCCGAGCCCGCGCGGTCGTACCAGATCTCGGGCGCCTCCACGGCGATCTCGCGGATCACGATCAGGTCGTCGCGGATCGTGGCGGGTTCCACCGCAAGGCGGATCTGGCCCACGCGCGCGGTGCGCGGCGCGCTGAATCCCTTCGGCGTTGCGATCTCCACGCCCTTCAGCGCGCCCTTGCCATCGGTGGCGGAGAGCTCGACGTCTTTCACTTTCACCTCGACGCCCAGCATCTCGGAGCCGTACTTCTCGATCGCGTAGTGCGCGATCACGTCGAGCTTGTTCACCACGAGGTAGGCCGCGCCCGCCGCGAGCACGAGCAGCACGCCGAGGATGATGAGCGCCTTCTTCACGGCCGGCTCACTTCGCGGCCACCAGCGCCTCCAGCACCGGCTTCTGCTTCTCGAGGAGCGCGAGGCGGTCGGCATCCTTCTGCGTGAAGCTTGCCGCGAGCTTCGAGCCCGCGAGCGTGGCGGCGTTCTCCACCTGGAGCTGCAGCGCGAGCTGCGCCTGCTTCGCAAGCTCGGAGGAGTTCCACTTGTTGGGCGACGAGCTGGGCAGCCGCACGTCGCGCACCTGGCCGGCCGCGATCGGCGGCGAGGCCTTGTACGTGAACTCGTCGGTCATCAGGACCTTGTCGTCCGCGCCCTTCACCGTCGCGCGCAGGAAGAGGCTCGAGAGCACTTCCTCGGAGCCGTTGGACACCTTGAAGTCGAGGATGCCCATGCGCTGCGCGTCGGTGCCGACGATGGCGATGCGCGGCTCGAGGATCTCCACCTTCGCGAGGAAGTCGCGCGCGGATTCCTTCTCCTTGCGGGCGCGCGTGAGCTTTTCGATTTCGATCTTCGAGGTCGCGAGCTGGCGCTCGGCCTGCTCCTTCATGCGCAGCTTCGCCGCGGCGACGATGTCGCGGCCGGTGCGGCCGTTCACCTGCGGCATGAGCGGCTCGGCGAGCTCGGTCAGCGGGGTGGAACGCAGCTTGTCCACGGCCGTCAGGATGCCGCCCTCGAAGCCGATGGAGACGTCGGAGACGGCGAGGATGCGGAGCGACTCGTCGAGCTGCTTGCGGTCCTCCTCCGAGACGGAGTTGCGGACCTTGTTCAGGCTCGTGCGGTAGGCGGCCTCGCTCGAACCGTCGAGCTTCTGGTCGAGGCCCCCCGAGCACGCGGCGAGCGCGAGGGTGGAAGCCAACAGGATGGCGCGAAACACGGCTTGCTCCTTTTCCGGCGCCGGGAACCGCATCCTTCTACGAGATGCTGGCGAGCACTGCCCTCAAACCCTGCATTTCACCGCCCAGCGGGCGACCCGGGCGGGAGACGTCGTTCCACGAATAGACGTCGAAGTGGGCCCACGATACCTCGGACGGCACGAAGTAGTCGAGGAAGAGCGCCGCGGTGATCGCGCCGGCGAAGCCGCCGCGGCCCGAGTTGGT includes the following:
- a CDS encoding DUF6694 family lipoprotein, whose protein sequence is MFRAILLASTLALAACSGGLDQKLDGSSEAAYRTSLNKVRNSVSEEDRKQLDESLRILAVSDVSIGFEGGILTAVDKLRSTPLTELAEPLMPQVNGRTGRDIVAAAKLRMKEQAERQLATSKIEIEKLTRARKEKESARDFLAKVEILEPRIAIVGTDAQRMGILDFKVSNGSEEVLSSLFLRATVKGADDKVLMTDEFTYKASPPIAAGQVRDVRLPSSSPNKWNSSELAKQAQLALQLQVENAATLAGSKLAASFTQKDADRLALLEKQKPVLEALVAAK